CCCGCTCGCGAAACTGAAGATCGACCGCAGTTTCGTCGAAAATCTGTTGACGTCGAGAAACGACCGCGCGATCGTGTCGGCGGTCGTCGGCCTCGCGCAGACGCTCGAGCTCGAGCTCGTCGCGGAGGGCGTCGAGACCGAGGCGCAGCGCACGCTGCTGACCGAGATGGGCTGCAACCACATTCAAGGCTGGCTCGTCTGCCAAGCGCTGCCGTCGGACGAACTCGCGCAACGCTTCGAGGCGCAGGAGCTCCATCTGCACGCAACCGCATGACGCACGCCGCCGGCTTTCTCAATCACTGATTCGTATGCCAATCACCGCACAATTGCCGCGAACGGCGCTGCTCGACAAGCTCTGGGCCCGGATGAACGAGCGCGGCGATTTCCCGCTGCTGTCGGACGCGCTGCGCGCGACGATGGCCGCGATGAAGAACGACGATCTCGACTTCACCGCGCTCGTGCGCGTCGTGCTGTCGGATTTCGCGCTGACGCAGAAGGTGCTGCGGCTCGCGAACTCGGCGATGTACATGGCGTTCGGCGGCAACATCACAACCGTCACGCGCGCGCTGATGGTGCTCGGCATGGATGCCGTCGGCCATCTCGTCGTCGGGCTCAAGCTCGTCGACCACTTTCATCACAGCGCGCCGCGCCGCATCGACGCGAAACTCGAACTGAACCGCGCGCTGCTGTCGGGCTGCGTCGCGCGCAAGCTAACCGAGCACGTCGATCTTCGCGCGGGCGAGGAAGCGGTCGTCTGCACGCTGATGCGGCAGGTCGGCAAGCTGCTCGTCGTCTGCTATCTCGACGCGGAATGGGAAGAAATCCGCCGGCGCGCGGCCGAGCAAGACGACGACGAAGCCGCTTGCCGCGCGGTGCTCGGCGTCGGCTACGACGAGATCGGCCTCGAAGCGGCGTCGCGCTGGCGTCTGCCGGAGCTGATCCGCGCGGGCATGACGCGCTTCGATGCGAACGACGGCGCGCCGCACGACGTCCAGTGGCTGCGCGCGGTGAGCCACTGCTCGACCGACGTCGCGACCGCGCTCACGTCGATGCACGCGCAGC
Above is a window of Burkholderia thailandensis E264 DNA encoding:
- a CDS encoding HDOD domain-containing protein, which gives rise to MPITAQLPRTALLDKLWARMNERGDFPLLSDALRATMAAMKNDDLDFTALVRVVLSDFALTQKVLRLANSAMYMAFGGNITTVTRALMVLGMDAVGHLVVGLKLVDHFHHSAPRRIDAKLELNRALLSGCVARKLTEHVDLRAGEEAVVCTLMRQVGKLLVVCYLDAEWEEIRRRAAEQDDDEAACRAVLGVGYDEIGLEAASRWRLPELIRAGMTRFDANDGAPHDVQWLRAVSHCSTDVATALTSMHAQQRDARIAALAHRFHGVLGTGADELAEIAASLSREETSDTVMREIVELRANADQIARGASTPQACLEAGLADLRALPSEHVLGPVLALASESVLAGLAFTRTVMFVRHEDGVFAARLGFGPGVDAALERLCFHETFEPDVFHLAITNSVGIFIENARDPKIVKRLPAWYLDAFDDARAFLLLPVAAERNTVALLYGDWALGQPARKITQQEMGVLNELAAELGRFFHGAQGDDR